The Lytechinus variegatus isolate NC3 chromosome 11, Lvar_3.0, whole genome shotgun sequence genome contains the following window.
CAGGTGATGACACTTAAATGACCCATTGCAGGGGATCAAATTGGAGTTACTGGTGACCTTATGATAGCAATAAAACGGTTGAAATGTAACAATTATTCTTTTAGTGCGCGTGCTGTTTCTAATTCAATGTAGTAAATCAGTCCGTGATGGAGAACGTTTGGGGTGCAGGAGGGGTGCGAAACTGCACCCCTGGCTCTCTTCTAAAAATGACCAGTGTGCGATGGTAATGAAAAGGCGATAAAATGAAATGGGCAAATGATTGAACCGTCTTTGGAGGAATTTTTTTATGACCGTGGTAATAATCCCTCTTCATGTTCTTTGTACATatccaattttttttggaaattttcatTTCTGGAAGCGAAACATCGGTCTGTTGCATGTggaaacaatttattttttcgaTTCGCAAGGTTTATGGCTATGAAGTAATAATGACCATGATAGTTTTTTCAGATAACaattaaatttcatagaaatgtCATTAAATTAGTTACTATATTGTTGCTTCATTCGCATTGTTGAAGCGAGTTATCTATTAATGCAATAAGTTGATCAACGACCAATACAGAAAACGTAATCACAAACAATGGCAATTAAAGTAATACCTTATAATTAGATTAATTAAACGAGACAATTGCCCAATTTAAATTTATTGTTGATTACTCTTGATGTTGTATGTTACATGAACAATGTCTTTTCCCGCGTCTCTTTTGGTGCGGAAATTGTCGCAAGTTTTCGGAAGGGGCCTCGATTAGCGCGACTAATCTCCGAGTCGACCGTTAGTCTTTGGTGTGTAATGATTTAATGAAGAATGAAAGCAGCAATTGTTTGTCCTCCTGAACTATGTCATTTTCGCGCCAAAGAGGATCGGTGGGATATAACCCATTATTTCACGTGTAATTTCATAGAAACAAGAAAATCTATAGCCATATAAAAGGCTTTAGTAAACGTTCTAAAGTCATTGAAAATACGGTAAGACTTCATGGACTTGTATTTATCCAAATATTCACTTTCAAGTATTGATTTTTGCCCCGTCTcgttttaaaaaacaaatcgaTGTTTcggtttatttatttcatttgtttgtatTGAGAGCGAAGCGGttataaaatatgatatatacCTTTAACTGTTTATTTCAGCATGGGATCATAATAGAAGTGTATATGTTAAACTGTTACACGTCACATCCTCTCTTCTGTCGAGGGTGTAATGAACGGAACTTCCATGATTTCATATGATAGCGATTACTAAAGAGGTAGATATAAACTATTATAAACCgttaatatatatgtataggcGGATGGGCCTAGATGCGTTAAAGTGAATGGATCGCGCCCTGCATTGCCACTGGAAAATATACTTCGAAGGTAAAAACACTGCACTGGTAACACAGAAGAAAATGCTTTATTCtttaatcaaattattaattcattcattgttgGGGGGGACCCGTATTTATCACATTTAATTAACTACTTCAAATTTGCACATTTTAATTCACTATAGCAGTAGCTCTAATTgtttattaattatattttctaaGGTATTATTGATTAGGGCCTTATGtgtttatttacatatattcGTTCATATCTCTATGaattcatgtatttctttgctTGTTTATTTAATCTGTTATACATGAATTCTGGGGTGAAAAAGTGAAACGGAAATTCTCTCACTTTGAGGCCATGATCAATTCCACGAGCTgcggaatggggggggggggggctcgaccccaaactttttttcaatacaaagaCGTAAAGAAatgtcatctgattttgattttgttcaAGGTCCTCCATCCCATTTTTAAAGCCGTTCCCCCCTCCCCATCCCTGAACGTACAACATGTAATAGGAATCTACTCGTAAGTAAAATGCCATAAAATAGCTATACATCCTGGCGAAGTGTGATTTTAATTCAAGCTCAGAAAACTATGCTTGCCGCTGACTGAAAATACTGTATAAAATAGAAACCATTGAtttactacttcttctacttctctCACACCTGATTCCCTGGTACTGGTAGAACACCACCCTACCACCAGAGATTGTgccctataccatgtatacagcGAGGCTCAAATTCGGGGTTGGAGGAAGTAACATGGTACCTCCGGATGCATCGAGTTTCCGCCACAGTGACCCGGCTACGTGGTTAATGGCCGACCCATTGTagcccagcccccccccccccctccccacccctcGCCTCGCCATTTCTTCTAAACCAGTAGTAATTACAAAGTAGTATGTCTAGAACATTTGTGATTGAATGCCGTAACAAACATTTACAAGTTCATTGTTTTAGGGTGGCCGAAATCGCTTTCGTTTTAGTGGCAAGAACAGGGGGTGTGTGATACTGATTTCATGTTCAATGACTTCCGTCGGGTGCAATAAAATCCCATGAATAAAAAGGTGATAAGAGAAGAAGATTTCTTTCGATTTAGTGAGGTAGATGATACCCTATGTTCAACATCTCACTCGAATAGACGTGAGCATTTCTCATTAAAGTCCTAGAATCGCGATGGTCAGGGCCGGCGTTACAGgtgaaaagaacaaaaattgagaaagaattatttaaaaaaaaagaaatacagtgTAATGGAAAGAGTTGGCTTGTTGGTCATTAACCCAAACCAGCCTGTTGGGTCAACTCCCACATCACCATCAAGTACCCGGACACTCCCTCTGGTGATGATATTTGTGACTGGAAAAACTACAGTCTACCAACTTGATTTCacgaaatcattttttaatggtgTTTAAAGAGACAAATTGAGGATTTGTCTTGAAAAGAAATAGACTGCTGTGAGTTCCAAAGAAGGCTGAATTAGCAGATTTGAGATTTAATGTTACATGTACCTCAAATATTGGTCGATGAGGACAAAAAACTGGAAATTTGAAAGGTAGGCTAATTTTCAGGTATGTTTTCATCTAGtttatatccatttcattcaagaaaaataaacgtTGTTACGAGGGGGATTGTAGCGGGATCGGAGGGGATGAGACCCGGTGACGGCCCCTTGATCTCTGTCTTAGATCTCGGTGGGCGAGGAGCTCATCCGAAGATTGTGGTGTGTGGACCTAAcagcaaaaataatatttgaagaTAAGTCGGGATGTTTTGCCTTCATAATCATTCTTATCACCATATACATGGTGTTCAGAAGAGGAATCGCGTCGTATCAATATGCTATCTTCTACTAgaatttttctttccttatgGTCACAAACGATGTTTGCACAATTATCTGTTTTACACCCATTTTCTCATTTAGCACATCTATACCCAGTATTGCATGGTGCTACAAAGGGCAAAGGATGACCGCGCCCCAATGCTCTTTCAATTGTGGTGccaaaatacaacaaaaaagtgggaaaaggatagaaagagaaaaggaaaagctAATTGCGAGGATATGGTCATGACTCTGAACGCAATGTTACCGTTCAATGGAGGGCAAAATGAATATCCAGGCACCATTTCGGGTAATTTGTTATCatcgtgatcatcatcatgcatgCTATGACATTGATTGAAGTGATGATGAAAATCTATTTAAAACATGTTTCAATAAAcgataaaagtattttttttaaaaaagatacaaCAATctatattaaagtgattggttaacatgggtttgacttttaaaaaatctgagctagaaggtcacacttgtcacctgtgtctgtgatatgtcacaaaaatgaagcccagaaaaatttgcgttcaaaaataattatttagtgcttcaaaaattgaaatataaagtgaccagaaacaccatcttaatttcttcccatacacttatgtgtactatctaggtgtctataagacgcctatttacaaaatcggggttttaCTTGTAGTTTTCGCTTTTcattcaataatggttgttttcagggtttattagttcttatACATGCACtagtacacatgtttcatcttggtttgagaattttttaaatcggctgctcacaaagttaaacaatacattTAATAGTCAATAGAAATAAAACTAATTTGTATAAATTATTCAGCTAACCGCAAACAAGGCCCGAAACGAGGTGATAAATGGGGGTAATCGAGAGTGTGTAATTTGGATCGAGACACCTTGATCAATTTGTTTTTCTAGGGAAAGAATATACCCACCACCAGCTGGCGAGGTAATCTCACAGCAACCCATGTCCTTACTGGTCTCCACGAAAAAGTCAGGGCGATTCGCTACCTGGTCAGCCCAGAAAGTGACCCATGATACTATAAATGGTCCCATTTGCAGGTTCAGATGGGGGAGTTCAATGTGGAATGTATACCTATTTCGTGTTTGGAACCACTCCGGACTATTCAGGAGCCCAGGACATAATTTTCAGAAGCTTTAAGATAGAGTATGGTAAACATGTTGTTGGTCTCCTTGATTTATAGgattatgaagaagaaaaagatgttTGGATGAGttgaaaagatttgaatttattattttacgCTTGGAACCCCAATGCACGTTAGAATTCACGACCCAAAGATGATCCCTGATTAAGCATGTTAAGCTATTTTACGATTTTAATGATCTAGATTTTCGTTACCCTTGGCTTGGTCATAGCCTAAAAACAGAAAGGAATGCATGTTAGAGTTTAAATGTAAGCCTCATTTATATAGCCACGTTTGAGAACGGAATAATATCAAACCCTTCTTTAGAATGGTGGAGTAGGTTTGTACTTTCATACTCAAATTAAACTTTACATTTGGTCAGTGTATGACTAACAGCTGATGTTTAAACGATCCTGCAAAGCTCGGAAACGATAGAGTCAATGAACTCCTAGAAGTTTTCAAACAAAACGATGGAAAAGAGTCTGTGAAAACTTGCTTGTTTTGAATATCAATAGGCGATGAACTCATTTCGATAGAAAGCCCCTTTATTGAGTATAGAGATAATGAACGCGTGCACGCGATTGTGTTTATTTTTCCTGTGATTACGTGGAGTTCACGATCTTTTTTTAAGATCGAGTGTAATTGCCATGGCAACACTGAAAAAAGGTTGGTCCAAGAGCTCCGAATGCTTAAAACCTTGATGCATTTTGATTATCTTACTACTTATAGTTTTCAAATGTTGAATTCATAGTCAGATATAATGTGACATAAATACTTCATAACCATGTTATGTAAAAGTTCTAATCCCAGACTCTCAGAACTCGTTTGTGTGTAATCATGGACCAAAATAAAGTAAGATTAAAAATAAGATTCTTTTATAAGTTATAGAATGGAAAATCAAtgttattgattaaaaagaatGAGCTCTTTTTTGTTTGGTTCCTAATGACAGacgttttaattgtttttttttatgtaagaCATGTAGAGTGTAGGCCTCTATGATCACGAAACGAGAGTAGTAAGTTCAtggtatgatgaaaatgatctCTCCATCATGGAATTTGTCCATTTCAGGATACATCCTTGTAATCTTTGTAATTGTGTATTTGTGTCTAGTGTCCATTCACTTCGTAAGAAAAGATTTTGAGTGACTTTTAGGAATATTAAACAAAGAGAATAAACAAGTATAAAAtgcgctgcactcaacccaggtgaggtaaatgggtacccgggaGGAATTTATTGCtcgaaacgcagcgcgcgtaacagcactgctaaagccaggataattttgctgcatatactgtagagcgcttatagacttctgacaaagtaagtattaagcgccaTATAgttatcaattattattattaaaatgttaaataagAATCGGTCAATGGAAAGCGATAGACATTACCAGACCTTGGTAAGATTGGAGTAATATCTATTAAACCCTGGCCTAACGCAATCATGCTTTATGTAAGATAATATTCCTTTTCTGTGGTCGATTTCCTGAAAGTGATACTATGTCCAGATTGAACCTCTGAATATCTTGTACTTGGAAAGTAGACTCGGAAAGTCTGAGTATTTTCAGAATACAACCACTTTCAGTGCCCTTTGTTGCAGGTGTCGGTTTCTGGGAAAGCATTGTTATCGCAGGTGGATTCTGAGAATCAACGTATTTGGTCTTGAATCTAACGTCTTGTAGTATGTGGAGGTCCTACAAATATCTGGAAGAAAGTACGTAATTTGTAATCCAGAGTTATGATAAGGAGTTTCGCCCCTTCTCTTCGGTTGGCTCATATAGCCTTTGCTTTTTGTTTGCTTATGTTGGCTGCATATTGTTCAATGGAACTGGTATATGCTGATATTGTTCAGTTATGATTATATATCATTATGACTTTGAAGTGAATATTTCAGTTGTGTATTatcctttccccttttcagatgtctttgatgatattgatgataatctACGTTTATTAAGTCGCTGTTGTTTCCCATTTTTTTAGCGAAAGACTGTTTGTTTACCTACTATCTGCAAACACTAACCTGTTTTAAAAAACACACACCAACGAACACATTTATAATGTCTTcgacaaaaaaatgattacatatttattttcattggataTTTGAGATTTCCGTAGataaaaattgctttcacaAATTATGTTAAATATGAATGGAAAAGTTCGATTTTTGAAAATCACTCACAAttcctttctattttttgtCATCCCTTACAGACGTAATACCTCCTCATCATTTCACAgccgtcatcatcgtcatcacccaACACCGGAACAATTGGACCAGTCGAATTTCACGTGACCCGTGACGTCAAACCCCTTATCACAATGATTGACATGGCAGCCCCTCCCACCCAACTCCACGCCAATCACTTCGTTGATATGGCCCCGATGTTGTCACTCAAACTCGGCCACGTCAACCCGAGCTTCTCCGCGATCACCTCACCGACCGATGCGGATGCCGTAGCGAAGTTCAACCCGCTGCCAACCAGTAAGGTGATCAAGTCTCGTCCACCTCACATCACTTTATCTCAACCCGGGAAAGCCTTAGGACGTGCAGATACGACCATGGCTCCAACACCGAGATGCAACCTGGTTAGCCCGGTAGTCCAGAGTCCTACTCTCCCGAATCCTGAACGCGTCCAAATCAAAACCGACACATCTGACGTCGAGGACTCGCGTTCACCGACGCTCATCGCAGCCCCGCAAGTGATGTTGACTGGTACCAAGCCAGACATGAAGCCAGACATCACCGCAGAGATTGGTTCCACCGGCGGTGTAAAGCGAAAGCACTTTTCACCCCAGGTGACTTGGACCTTCCCGACCGTTGTCAACCCTGCATTGGCTAGCCAAGGTCTCTCTGAGCTTCAGCAACAGCCCCAGCCGCACCAAGCACCGACCAACCCTCACCAGCAGACATTCACCGTACATCCAAGAAGTCAGAAAGTATTTCATCTTCCTCGTCAAGCCATGCACGCACCGGTAATCGAGCGGACAGGCTCGGGAAAAGTCGTCCGCCGAATGTTCACCAACAGCAGAGAGCGATGGCGGCAGCAGAATGTCAACTCTGCCTTTGCCGAGCTTCGCAAGCTGCTGCCCACCCACCCTATTGATAAGAAGCTGAGTAAGAACGAGATTCTTCGCCTCACCATCCGGTACATCAACTTCCTGATGAAGCTTCGTGATGACCAGAGTGACGGAAGTGACGTCGAGGAAGCCGAAGCTGTTGCTGCACCCATGGAGACCTACGAGAACATCGAACCCGAAATTCCCTCTCCGACTCCGATGGTGGTCAAAACCGAGCCCGATCCCAACTCACCAATCGAGGTCATCGGTTACCCTCCGATGACCTGCGAACCGGTCCGAAACCGAGCGAGGAGCAGCCGAAGTTCGTCCGAAAGTGGGATCGGCGATTCGGAAAGCATTTGCGGGAGCACGGGAAGTGTCTGCGGAAGCGCGAACAGCGTTTATTTCAGCGAATCCAGCGACGATCAGCTATGTCCTGGCGACATCAGCCCGCCTTGGTTCTCATCGCCAGCTAGCAATGAAAGCCTTTAAGATACAACcttcttttgagaaaaaaagaactTTCGTGAACTAAACTTTGTCTTCACGCTCGCTTGATAGATAATTAGAAATCGCGAGgagaaatatgatattacttgtacattatGAACATTTATGTATGCATGTTGATTCAGACATTCCTATAATTCTTCATTCCATATTGTATTAATCTTATTCTGAGGAAAAGGCGCCGTAGactttggaagaaaaaaaatggagagacGAAAACtatgaaattattaaatttgCCATTCGGGACGTGAACTACCAAGCTACGTGCGCCTGCAGTAATTTGAGGCAAAGCTGCAGAATTATTCGTGTGAGATTGATTGGATATTTTGCTACATCAGCGGACCGTGGGAGGGGGACGTAGCATTCTGTTTCCTCCTTGAGACGGGAAACTTCCCGGTATAATTGACACATTAAACCGCCTGTTCTGCCAAGTTAAGGTGACCTGGACGGAACAAAATGAAGAGGGAAAAAAGGATTGGACTCGCTCTATCCCTCTCTCCCGATTCGCTCTAATCCAATCATTTTTACTCTCTATCAAGAAGATCATTCCTatcttcattccttctttcttctctcaTTCCATTCGTTTTGACGTGATAGAATTCCACCTGGGAGTTGCCATTCCAGCGCGCATGCGTAGTAACAACCAGACGGTTACATTCCAAGTTGTCAATTTGAGGCTTGTCGTAGTGATGGCAAAATtctaaatttaagaaaaatccaATTAAAGCGTTTCACATATAAGAATTATAGCAGTAAATGTAAGCAACAATTAACGAAAAAGGAATTGTTTTAAATGTGTTATGTATATGCTGCCAAGTTCTACATTTCCCTGTTATTTTAGCCGCAAAGATTATTATATTCAATTCATTAACGTTCAATGAAAATATCACTGTAACAGATGCTTTATGTTGACGATGCATGTGGATGATGAAtccacaaatattttattcatgttattggTATAATGTGCAGCATCTAAATCAAGGAAATGAATAAGTTTCACAATCTTTCTCAGAATGTGTgaagataaaaatggcagattgGTTTGATATGGCTTAATCaattgtgaaaaaataatgCATTGATCGATTCAgtgatttaatttcttttagaaTCCTATTTCAGAGGTTTATAGaatatttgtattcaaattattcaaaacGAAGATTATTCGCTCTGTCCTGTGAGGCATTATTattgatttggaaataaattatgattcagatgatttttcaaattatgttttaaaaaaaaagttcatatggcatttgcaaaaaaatgatattgatcgCAATATATTTGGTCAGATTTTTACTAGATTTCtaaatttgaaactaattttctTCTATCGTCGTCTCGGCAATGAATCGCATTAAGTAATACGACAATTATTTACTAATCACACATGTAACAGACTCATGTTAACGCTGCATGTTTCTTGTTATATTTCTTCATGTATGTGAAAAAAACTTAAACTTAAGCATAAACTTATGGTTTGCACTGAATATAAGCATACCTTTATTAAAACTCCTTGTTAGTACAGGAggaaaatattcttaagttcgtttgacattctaaaaaaaatactaagCTTTCATATTGTTCATATGCATTCAATAAGAGTCTGAAATTGTTTGCAACTTCAAAACATTCTATTTTGTAAAATCTGAATAATTCCAGCAAATCAATGCTTCACATTCCTATGTCTAAATAAAAGTAAGTGGAACGTCAGATAAAAAAAGTCATAGAAGTTATCAAAATCGATATTTATGTATAAAACACATTGTTTGTAATATTCGTAATCGTGTTTTGGGGTGTAATTTTCGAAAACGTTAGTGCATCCATTGTCTATTGTTTAAGGGAACTCACTGAATATACACCTATGAACAGAAGTGCTCCATTGAAAGACTTATGTATATTTAACCTACTTCATTAAGACCCAATCTTATAATAATTACAAACAGCTGCATTGCCAGGACggtcacataaatggcataaaCAATTTAGTAGAATTGGCTGTAGTGTTGAAATCAGAAGGCGAATTGCCTGTACACTGCACAGTTTGATATTTGTTGTTTGTCAAAGATCTGAATTTAAAATATAGACCAAAATCAAGAAAGCAAggcaatttttcatttttaccacTAAACAACAGTCTAGCTATAAATTGTAACTACAGAATCAAATT
Protein-coding sequences here:
- the LOC121423567 gene encoding uncharacterized protein LOC121423567; amino-acid sequence: MIDMAAPPTQLHANHFVDMAPMLSLKLGHVNPSFSAITSPTDADAVAKFNPLPTSKVIKSRPPHITLSQPGKALGRADTTMAPTPRCNLVSPVVQSPTLPNPERVQIKTDTSDVEDSRSPTLIAAPQVMLTGTKPDMKPDITAEIGSTGGVKRKHFSPQVTWTFPTVVNPALASQGLSELQQQPQPHQAPTNPHQQTFTVHPRSQKVFHLPRQAMHAPVIERTGSGKVVRRMFTNSRERWRQQNVNSAFAELRKLLPTHPIDKKLSKNEILRLTIRYINFLMKLRDDQSDGSDVEEAEAVAAPMETYENIEPEIPSPTPMVVKTEPDPNSPIEVIGYPPMTCEPVRNRARSSRSSSESGIGDSESICGSTGSVCGSANSVYFSESSDDQLCPGDISPPWFSSPASNESL